A single Ciona intestinalis unplaced genomic scaffold, KH HT000187.2, whole genome shotgun sequence DNA region contains:
- the LOC100178771 gene encoding alpha-tocopherol transfer protein-like, with protein MSFTRTMGERYECRLSREDLKKAQAELNEPISDQERIAAIDVLRESFQTKHPEVTLANDSDVFMLRFLRSKKFNQEKALTKLYKYQNNYSTWGEVFDKVRNPVLLKPLIEAGVVVPLKGRAKDGSVVVVGRPGIVQHTWIDMMAMIILTAETLLQDEHTQIYGMTVVIDQAYFTMELAKQYTPAISRRFGGFMQDSLPARVKSMNLTNQGKIWDIVWAIAQPFLKDKMKKRFRIHGTEFSTLYDVIDRSILPPMFAGNGPPLDPEEWKSHVISEDTAL; from the exons atgtcattcaCAAGAACAATGGGGGAAAGGTATGAATGTCGATTGTCCCGGGAGGATTTAAAGAAAGCTCAAGCCGAATTGAATGAACCAATTAGCGACCAGGAGAGGATCGCGGCCATTGACGTGCTTCGGGAAAGTTTCCAAACCAAACACCCGGAAGTCACGTTGGCGAACGATAGTGACGTCTTCATGTTAAGGTTTCTTAGATCAAAGAAATTTAATCAAGAAAAAGCTTTAACGAAGTtgtataaatatcaaaataactACTCAACATGGGGTGAGGTTTTCGATAAGGTTCGAAACCCGGTGTTGTTGAAACCCCTCATAGAAGCTGGGGTGGTTGTTCCATTGAAAGGAAGAGCCAAAGATGGGTCAGTCGTTGTGGTTGGTCGACCCGGTATTGTACAACATACATGGATCGATATGATGGCAATGATCATATTAACAGCTGAAACTCTACTGCAAGATGAACACACACAG ATATATGGAATGACTGTGGTAATAGATCAAGCCTACTTCACCATGGAGTTGGCGAAACAATACACTCCGGCAATTTCAAGAAGGTTCGGAGGTTTTATGCAAGACTCACTGCCTGCTAGAGTAAAGTCCATGAACCTCACAAACCAGGGAAAGATTTGGGACATTGTGTGGGCAATTGCGCAACCTTTCCTCAaggataaaatgaaaaaaagatttCGAATCCATGGAACTGAGTTTTCTAcactttatgacgtcatagatagATCGATTCTCCCGCCGATGTTCGCGGGTAACGGACCGCCACTCGATCCGGAAGAATGGAAAAGTCACGTGATTAGCGAGGACACAGCTCTTTAA